The stretch of DNA TTGATCCAAGAATAGCAAAACCTCTTGTGGTTACTATGCTAATTCTAAGCCTAGCACCCTAACTTTTAGAATCATCAGTCAGCTGTAGTCCTTGAGAAGACTGGGGGACCTCAAAGAGTCTAGCTCAAAGTGCTGTATTTGAGGTTTGGAGGAAAGGACTGGAATCGGTTGGGTTGACTCATCGGTGTGTCTCCAACTGTCTACAGGGAAGGCTGGCAGCATcaagaaggctgaggaagaggaggagatcgACATTGACCTGACAGCTCCAGAGACAGAGAAGGCCGCCCTTGCAATTCAGGGCAAGTTCAGGCGAttccagaaaaggaaaaaggattcCAGTTCCTGAGTGGCCAGCCTTCCCTTCACCCCtctacttcctctctcccctccacagCTCTGACTCTCATGTGTCTTGTCCCTTTATCCCTGTA from Peromyscus eremicus chromosome 15, PerEre_H2_v1, whole genome shotgun sequence encodes:
- the Pcp4l1 gene encoding Purkinje cell protein 4-like protein 1, coding for MSELNTKTPPAANQASDPEEKGKAGSIKKAEEEEEIDIDLTAPETEKAALAIQGKFRRFQKRKKDSSS